A stretch of the Janthinobacterium sp. B9-8 genome encodes the following:
- a CDS encoding nitrite/sulfite reductase — MYIYDDYDQRIVDQRVVQYRDQTRRFLAGELSDEEFRPLRLQNGLYIQRHAPMLRVAIPYGHLTSIQLRKLAEIARKYDKDYAHFTTRQNLQYNWPKLEDVPDILAELATVQMHAIQTSGNCIRNTTSDQFAGVAHDEILDPRPWCEIIRQWSTFHPEFAHLPRKFKIAVNGAAEDRAAIWVHDIGLNVVQNEAGEIGFKVIVGGGLGRTPIIGSVICEFLPSIHLLTYLDAVLRVYNRYGRRDNKYKARIKILVKAMTPEVFASKVETEWAFLKDGPQTLTATEIDRMKGFFTVPDYTAFAGDDAGFVQQQLDSKAFARWVERNVFKHKQAGYAAVTLSLKKHGVAPGDASSDQLAAVADLADAYSFGELRVSHEQNLILADVKQADLFELWEKAKAIGFATPNIGLMTDVICCPGGDFCSLANAKSIPIAIAIQERFDDLDYLYDLGEIDLNMSGCMNACGHHHVGNIGILGVDKNGSEWYQVSLGGRQGNGATLAKVVGPSFAQEQMPDVIEKIMAVFVENRLGEERFIDVFDRIGMPPFKARVYAKETA, encoded by the coding sequence TGGTTCAGTACCGTGATCAAACTCGCCGTTTTTTAGCGGGTGAGCTGAGCGATGAAGAATTCCGCCCGCTGCGTTTGCAAAACGGCCTTTATATCCAGCGCCATGCCCCTATGCTGCGCGTGGCGATTCCCTATGGGCATCTGACTAGCATCCAATTACGTAAATTGGCAGAAATTGCACGTAAATATGATAAAGATTATGCGCACTTTACTACCCGCCAAAATCTGCAATATAACTGGCCCAAATTAGAAGACGTGCCTGATATTCTGGCTGAATTAGCCACCGTGCAAATGCACGCTATTCAAACCTCGGGCAACTGTATTCGCAATACCACTTCAGATCAGTTTGCGGGTGTGGCACATGATGAAATACTTGATCCGCGCCCTTGGTGCGAGATTATTCGTCAATGGTCGACTTTCCATCCTGAATTCGCCCATTTACCACGTAAATTTAAAATTGCAGTCAATGGCGCAGCAGAAGATCGCGCGGCTATTTGGGTGCACGATATTGGTTTAAATGTGGTGCAAAACGAAGCCGGTGAGATTGGCTTTAAAGTGATTGTGGGTGGGGGCTTAGGCCGCACGCCGATTATTGGCAGCGTGATTTGCGAGTTTTTACCTAGCATTCATTTGCTGACTTACTTAGATGCGGTATTGCGTGTGTATAACCGCTATGGCCGTCGGGATAATAAGTATAAAGCGCGAATTAAAATTCTGGTTAAAGCCATGACGCCCGAAGTATTCGCCAGCAAAGTTGAAACAGAATGGGCATTTTTAAAAGACGGCCCACAAACTTTAACCGCGACCGAAATCGATAGAATGAAAGGCTTCTTTACGGTGCCGGATTACACTGCTTTTGCGGGGGACGATGCGGGCTTTGTTCAGCAGCAATTAGATAGCAAAGCATTCGCCCGTTGGGTAGAGCGTAATGTGTTTAAGCATAAGCAAGCAGGTTATGCCGCAGTCACACTCAGCCTTAAAAAGCATGGCGTTGCACCAGGGGATGCGTCTAGCGATCAATTGGCTGCCGTCGCCGATTTGGCCGATGCTTATTCTTTTGGTGAATTACGTGTTTCGCACGAGCAGAATTTGATTCTGGCCGATGTAAAACAAGCCGATTTGTTTGAACTATGGGAAAAAGCCAAGGCAATTGGTTTTGCAACCCCTAACATTGGCTTAATGACCGATGTAATTTGCTGCCCCGGTGGCGATTTCTGCTCGTTAGCCAATGCCAAATCAATCCCGATTGCCATTGCGATTCAAGAGCGCTTTGATGATTTGGATTATCTCTATGATCTGGGCGAAATTGATTTAAATATGTCGGGCTGTATGAACGCCTGTGGCCACCACCACGTCGGTAATATCGGCATTTTAGGGGTCGATAAAAATGGCTCCGAATGGTATCAGGTGTCTTTGGGCGGGCGTCAGGGTAATGGGGCGACTTTAGCTAAGGTGGTTGGGCCTTCTTTTGCTCAGGAACAAATGCCAGATGTCATCGAAAAAATCATGGCCGTATTTGTAGAAAATCGTTTGGGTGAAGAGCGTTTTATTGATGTGTTTGATCGCATTGGTATGCCGCCCTTTAAGGCCCGCGTTTATGCGAAGGAGACGGCATAA
- the rnk gene encoding nucleoside diphosphate kinase regulator, which produces MSVLPPITVSTLDSDRLYALLDKLPADAFPDADALEAELGRATVLEQADMPDDVVSMHSTARFLMTPGDKEFELTLCFPHEIDGAAGKVSVTAPVGSALLGLSVGQSIDWPAPGGKEVKVKILSVSK; this is translated from the coding sequence ATGAGCGTATTGCCCCCGATTACCGTATCCACTTTAGATAGTGATCGTCTTTATGCTTTGCTGGATAAATTGCCTGCAGATGCTTTTCCGGATGCGGATGCATTAGAGGCAGAATTGGGCCGGGCCACTGTGCTGGAGCAGGCCGATATGCCCGATGATGTGGTGTCTATGCACTCTACTGCACGCTTTTTGATGACGCCGGGCGATAAAGAATTTGAGCTGACGCTGTGTTTTCCGCATGAAATAGACGGCGCAGCAGGCAAGGTTTCTGTTACCGCCCCTGTGGGCAGTGCTTTATTGGGTTTATCGGTGGGGCAAAGTATTGATTGGCCTGCGCCGGGCGGTAAAGAAGTAAAGGTTAAAATATTAAGCGTAAGCAAGTAA
- a CDS encoding DUF934 domain-containing protein: MARIIKDAAIVECDAQLLRLSDDGSFAELPASGLVIVPLAQYFAQKSALISRGDFGVWFAPDDEPESLGAEAASLALIAVEFPTFTDGRGFSIGRVLRERFGFVGELRAFGDVFKDTMGYLKRCGFNAFVVNSDKNLEDALLGLNDFPEAYQTGLDQQQPLFRRRT, from the coding sequence ATGGCGCGTATTATTAAAGATGCAGCTATTGTGGAATGCGATGCACAGCTACTGCGCCTTAGTGACGATGGCAGCTTTGCTGAGTTGCCGGCCAGTGGTTTAGTGATTGTGCCCTTGGCACAGTATTTTGCACAAAAATCAGCGTTGATCAGTCGTGGCGATTTTGGTGTGTGGTTTGCGCCGGATGATGAGCCGGAAAGCTTGGGTGCAGAGGCTGCCAGCCTTGCGCTGATTGCAGTGGAATTCCCCACTTTTACCGATGGCCGTGGTTTTTCGATTGGTCGTGTATTACGCGAGCGCTTTGGTTTTGTGGGTGAATTACGTGCGTTTGGTGATGTATTTAAAGATACGATGGGCTATTTAAAACGCTGTGGTTTTAATGCCTTTGTGGTGAATAGCGATAAAAATCTGGAAGACGCTTTATTGGGATTGAATGATTTCCCTGAAGCTTATCAAACAGGCCTAGATCAGCAACAGCCATTATTCAGACGCCGCACTTAA